In Saccharomonospora marina XMU15, one genomic interval encodes:
- a CDS encoding S8 family peptidase has protein sequence MSDHLLLPNPRPLPSRRAGGGGGGAPPRQRDQHADHLQRQLTATARAPRRLDAGVDPALVFKISATARPDENVFARQALQVLGETIDYTYFVLASDQGDALGHAIDVYRRTGDMRSFFALIDDIEPYGPEDRRGPGISELGDRFPGRVVIDIGIWVAGTRDEAVARVQTVENVLARTGDTILLRSVSARRTYLRAEVTAEGLANMLDTSVVEFVRTPPVPFLDFRDWWNAGATDVRRVEKPGAVVGVLDDAPATAHPLLDGIVLSVESLAPASYAWQQPGSHGTEVAGRVLYPHLAEELRDLRPLSSVGAVRAVRILEPDPHRPNNPPRFATYAVPHELIGTAIRHLHSQHGVKVINLSVGYDEPFNDAHLGALTETIDDLARELDIVLVVPTGNVGIDLHARTPSGHHILDDKPEYFFTPEHRLAEPGPAALALTVGSIAMSGAPAEMPNRFGWRTAAGAGEASAFSRSGPGLGTNSKRANKPDIVHFGGNIVLNDSGHPVLNDPGASVVTPSSRHTDGRLFAAVNGTSFAAPAVARVAADVAHAYPDASANLIRALVGSSATHPAPAEQLADTHRRLRVYGLGTPHADRAIDSDRNRVTMTFDGKMSIDTVQIHPLPIPELFRRGHQGGERTITVALAFDPPVRRQRREYLAGTMKVDIYRNIDPDELAEILIRQDPDDPRELINDLRRLKLEPGSSAFTNATLQVRSWKRKQTFVDDTDTFYVVATHKAQTWARGAPEYTHQRYALAVTLEDQHLVQADLRELLIQRVHNPARVRVRA, from the coding sequence ATGAGCGACCACCTCCTGCTCCCCAATCCGCGCCCGCTGCCGTCCCGACGCGCCGGAGGTGGCGGTGGCGGCGCGCCACCGCGTCAACGAGACCAGCACGCTGACCATCTCCAGCGGCAGCTCACCGCCACCGCGCGCGCACCGCGACGGCTCGATGCCGGCGTCGACCCAGCCCTGGTGTTCAAAATTAGCGCGACAGCCAGGCCGGATGAAAACGTCTTCGCGCGCCAGGCGCTGCAGGTTTTGGGCGAAACCATCGACTACACCTACTTCGTACTTGCCAGCGACCAAGGCGACGCACTCGGACACGCGATCGACGTGTACCGACGCACTGGTGACATGCGATCGTTCTTTGCGCTTATCGACGACATCGAGCCCTACGGTCCCGAAGATCGGCGTGGCCCAGGCATAAGCGAACTCGGTGACCGATTCCCCGGTCGCGTAGTGATCGACATCGGAATCTGGGTCGCTGGCACACGCGATGAGGCCGTCGCCCGCGTGCAGACCGTCGAGAACGTTCTCGCACGCACCGGTGACACCATCCTGCTGCGATCGGTCAGCGCCCGCCGCACCTACTTGCGTGCCGAGGTCACCGCAGAGGGCTTAGCGAACATGCTGGACACGAGCGTCGTCGAGTTCGTGCGGACACCACCTGTGCCGTTCCTGGACTTCCGAGACTGGTGGAACGCCGGCGCAACCGACGTACGCCGCGTTGAGAAGCCCGGTGCCGTAGTCGGGGTCCTCGACGACGCGCCTGCCACTGCCCACCCCCTGCTCGACGGCATCGTGCTCTCTGTCGAATCCCTCGCTCCCGCCAGCTACGCGTGGCAGCAGCCGGGAAGCCACGGCACCGAAGTCGCCGGACGCGTCCTCTACCCGCATCTAGCCGAGGAACTCCGCGACCTCCGTCCGCTTTCCAGCGTCGGCGCAGTGCGCGCGGTGCGGATTCTTGAACCGGATCCGCACCGGCCGAACAATCCACCGCGGTTCGCGACGTACGCCGTGCCGCACGAGCTCATCGGCACCGCTATCCGGCACCTCCACAGCCAGCACGGCGTGAAGGTCATCAACCTCTCTGTGGGCTACGACGAACCCTTCAATGACGCACACCTCGGCGCGCTTACCGAAACTATCGACGATCTCGCACGCGAACTCGACATCGTCCTGGTCGTCCCTACAGGCAACGTCGGAATCGATCTCCACGCGCGGACGCCCAGCGGCCACCACATCCTCGATGACAAACCCGAGTATTTCTTCACCCCCGAACACCGGCTTGCCGAACCTGGACCCGCAGCTCTCGCCCTCACCGTCGGCTCGATCGCGATGAGTGGCGCGCCGGCGGAAATGCCGAACAGGTTCGGCTGGCGCACCGCCGCAGGCGCCGGAGAGGCGTCCGCTTTCAGCCGTAGCGGCCCGGGTCTGGGAACGAACAGCAAACGCGCCAACAAACCCGACATCGTCCACTTCGGTGGCAACATCGTCCTCAACGACTCCGGTCACCCTGTCCTCAATGACCCCGGCGCCAGCGTGGTCACGCCCTCCTCCCGGCACACTGATGGACGGCTATTCGCCGCCGTCAACGGCACCAGCTTCGCCGCCCCAGCAGTCGCCCGAGTCGCCGCCGACGTAGCCCACGCCTACCCGGACGCCTCCGCGAACCTGATCCGCGCGCTCGTCGGATCAAGTGCCACTCACCCAGCGCCTGCCGAGCAACTGGCCGACACGCACCGACGGCTGCGTGTCTACGGCCTCGGCACCCCCCACGCCGATCGGGCCATCGATAGCGATCGCAACCGAGTCACAATGACTTTCGACGGCAAGATGAGCATTGACACCGTTCAGATTCACCCACTGCCGATACCGGAGTTATTCCGTCGCGGACACCAGGGTGGCGAACGCACCATCACCGTCGCGCTCGCTTTCGATCCGCCTGTCCGGCGGCAACGCCGCGAGTACCTCGCCGGTACGATGAAAGTCGATATCTACCGCAACATCGACCCCGACGAACTCGCCGAAATCCTTATCCGGCAGGATCCTGACGATCCTCGAGAACTCATCAATGATCTCCGCCGACTCAAGCTCGAGCCCGGAAGCAGCGCATTTACCAACGCCACCCTGCAGGTGCGAAGCTGGAAGCGCAAGCAGACGTTCGTTGACGACACCGACACCTTCTACGTTGTTGCGACCCATAAGGCCCAGACCTGGGCGCGAGGCGCCCCCGAATATACCCACCAGCGATACGCGCTGGCGGTCACACTTGAAGATCAACATCTCGTGCAGGCGGACTTGCGTGAACTTCTGATCCAGCGTGTTCACAATCCAGCGCGCGTTCGAGTTAGAGCGTGA
- a CDS encoding AAA family ATPase, producing MEIIEEERAKHHNALARDLQKLLVAGGGPIDSSATLIVPPPPKDREGEWDLGEVKEPERMLEDLILDPALVQTLDGLVEEVRQWPQLDAASIPRRQRLLLEGPPGCGKTTAAEALAAELGRPFLLVRLDAVVSSYLGETASNLRRILDYADQAPFVVLFDEFDALGRSRDDHAEHGEMKRVVTAFLQMTDRYRGPSLLIAATNHSGLLDHALWRRFDEVLTFRKPTVHELRRLLRLRLKRVPHSGLDIERYAGRLKDLPHAAAEKLVTDARRHALLRDSDTVESDDLDAVLANVTSRPW from the coding sequence ATGGAGATCATCGAGGAAGAGCGGGCGAAGCACCACAACGCGCTCGCACGTGACCTACAGAAGCTCCTGGTCGCCGGTGGGGGGCCCATCGATTCGAGCGCAACACTGATTGTGCCCCCACCGCCTAAGGATCGCGAGGGCGAGTGGGACCTGGGGGAGGTCAAGGAACCAGAGCGGATGCTCGAGGATCTGATCCTGGACCCCGCATTGGTGCAGACCCTGGACGGCCTGGTCGAGGAGGTCCGTCAGTGGCCTCAGCTGGATGCGGCCTCGATTCCGCGCCGCCAGCGGCTGCTGCTCGAAGGGCCTCCCGGCTGCGGAAAGACGACCGCCGCCGAAGCGCTGGCCGCAGAACTGGGGCGCCCGTTCCTGCTGGTTCGCCTGGATGCGGTGGTGTCGTCCTACCTCGGTGAGACGGCCAGCAATCTGCGGCGCATTCTCGACTACGCGGACCAGGCACCCTTCGTTGTCCTGTTCGACGAGTTCGACGCACTGGGACGGTCCCGTGACGACCACGCCGAACACGGAGAGATGAAGCGTGTCGTCACTGCGTTTCTGCAGATGACCGACCGCTACCGTGGGCCGAGTCTCCTGATTGCGGCCACGAACCACTCGGGCTTGCTCGACCACGCTCTCTGGCGCCGCTTTGACGAAGTACTCACCTTTCGCAAACCGACCGTGCACGAACTGCGGAGGCTGCTGCGGCTGCGGCTCAAGCGAGTACCGCACTCCGGCCTCGATATCGAGCGATATGCCGGAAGGCTGAAGGACCTCCCGCATGCCGCCGCGGAGAAACTCGTCACCGACGCCCGGCGCCATGCCCTGCTTCGCGACAGTGACACCGTCGAAAGCGACGATCTCGACGCCGTGCTCGCCAACGTCACATCACGTCCCTGGTAG
- a CDS encoding CHC2 zinc finger domain-containing protein → MLHERGPRPWYGRCPFFASTTFQVRPTHGTYHCFGRCNAGTARTSNARVEGS, encoded by the coding sequence GTGTTACATGAGCGCGGCCCGCGACCGTGGTACGGCCGCTGCCCCTTCTTTGCATCGACGACCTTCCAGGTTCGCCCGACCCACGGGACCTACCACTGCTTTGGACGTTGCAACGCTGGCACGGCGCGGACGTCCAACGCTCGTGTCGAAGGATCGTGA
- a CDS encoding PadR family transcriptional regulator — translation MSTINYSIVSARVLSAITHSPGFESFGAEIARRTGLRGPSIYKSLARLTERGFLQEARVEPARHGTPRRWFALTDAGRVLAVRWGVMRRETVVAERLRAVAAVLDLGADDPLSRAADLLDVPGVPGAEFDVNALVEAVLGPDGGS, via the coding sequence GTGTCGACTATTAACTACTCGATTGTTTCGGCGCGGGTGCTCTCGGCGATCACGCATTCGCCGGGGTTTGAGTCGTTCGGTGCCGAGATCGCACGGAGGACCGGGCTGCGGGGGCCGTCGATCTACAAGTCGCTCGCACGGTTGACCGAGCGGGGGTTCCTCCAGGAGGCGCGGGTAGAGCCCGCGCGGCACGGGACCCCACGACGCTGGTTCGCCTTGACTGATGCTGGGCGCGTGCTGGCCGTCCGGTGGGGCGTGATGCGGCGGGAGACCGTGGTCGCTGAACGCTTGCGTGCGGTGGCCGCCGTGCTGGACTTGGGTGCGGACGATCCGTTGTCCAGGGCGGCGGACTTGCTGGACGTGCCCGGTGTGCCGGGCGCCGAGTTCGACGTGAACGCCCTGGTCGAGGCGGTACTGGGACCCGACGGCGGATCTTGA
- a CDS encoding cold-shock protein: MAHGTVKFFNPEEGWGTIASPDLPAGFDAWVHYSAIELDGFRELQAGEAVEFSYEEVQQDGFCFRATSVRKA; encoded by the coding sequence ATGGCACACGGAACCGTCAAGTTCTTCAACCCCGAGGAGGGCTGGGGAACGATCGCCTCCCCCGACCTGCCTGCGGGCTTCGACGCCTGGGTTCACTACAGCGCGATCGAGCTGGACGGCTTCCGGGAACTCCAAGCAGGTGAGGCTGTCGAGTTCAGCTACGAAGAAGTCCAGCAGGACGGCTTCTGTTTCCGCGCGACCAGCGTCCGCAAAGCTTGA